TTTGACATATCATGTTCAGAAAAGTATACTTGATCACTTTCATGGCCGCGATCTCTTTGAATATCCCCAAAAAGTTGCCTGCGAGGCATTGAGGGTGTATACCTACATTGAGATAATTACCCACGTAAGTTTCAACAAGTGTATAAATCAATTTGGGCAAATTTGACAGCATATAAGAGTACAGTGGTACAAACCTTGAATAGTTAGTAATATCACTCTCACAAGTTGATATTTCAGGAGATGATTCACTCAGAATCTTCTTGTCTTGTGATTCCCCAGGCAAACCTGAGTCAGGATATTTCTCCTGCTTGCCATTTCTAGCTGATGTGGGTGAGATGCATTCATGAAGAATGTTTCCATCCGATAGAGATCTTTTGAAAATAGACCTAGGACACACAAAATAAGGTTATAAGAATTTAATATGTGAATGTGACAATAATTAAGACGCAAACAATCAACAAAATAAACTATATAGTCTGTCCTTGTATCatcttttcaaaaataaataaagtagaaTCATGTTAAGGTTGCTTTATCTAAATTCTTTGAACCTCGATGTCAAGTTTGTTAAGATACCTTCCATCTTCATCTCTATCCCTCCCAGAATCATAATGTTGGTCTGAATCCAATTCCCAGAGTGCAGGTTTACCCTGTTGTGGTTGGAAATGCCCTAGGAATCTGCtcaagataaaaataaataaataaaaacaaagaaTCACTTCTAATGCAACAGAACATGCATACATcaaaaaataaacccataaaaatgCATAACAGCATAGAACAGCAGAAACTAAAAGGGAAAGCCTTTTGGATTAAAAGAGTAAGTACTGTAACTGATACAATAACAAAACAGCATGCTGCACACTAACTTTTTCTAACAACCAACAAAGGCCTTCTCCAATCATGAAAAGCAGAATAAAACCAACTAATTGTTTCTAATGAGGCAACAAGGTTTCATCATGACATGATATATAAAAATCAGTAGATAAAACAATTTCCCATTACGGTTTATATTACACTCTGATATCTGAATATGTTAAAGGACCCTGCTTCACTCCAATGTGTTAGCTACAAGAATGAAACTTAATGTGGCGAACTTACACATTAATCGCATCTTGCTTCTCTGCATCCATGTATGCATTACTGTAATAGCGTTGAAGAGTTCTGAAGAATTCCTGAGACTGGGTTGCTGCTTTCCATTGGCCCCTTCTCTGAGAAAATATCTGTTTGGCATCACAGTTAAGAACATATAAGCAAATTGAGCACAAGAGCTAATAAGGTACCACATCAGATACTATAAGAAACAAACAAGTAAaaccaaaataaattaaatcatttcAGATAGCGATTCGTGTCAAAAATTGCAAACACGTGATAGGATATAAGAAGTTTAAAATTACCTTGTTGTGAGCTGCTGAGCCACCATATTGGTGTGCCAGTGTGTCTCCCATTCTCTCATAAAAACCCATCAAGTCCTCAGCCAAAGGATCATCAAGGTCAATCTTTGGATTGTCAACAACTCCCAAAGCATGAAGCTGGTGTCCCAGTGCAGCCAATCCATATGCATACTGTGCAACGTTTGTACGATCCAAGCAATCTATGCAATTGGTTCTCAGCACCCCCCTTTGAAACATAGGTTGCTTGCCTGAATGATTTTCATTTTCAATATTGCTGTCTCCACTAGGTTTCACTTTAAACTTGTTAGCATCCTCGTTATTATTTACGTCATAATGATTTTGAGGGGATAACTCACCATTGTTTACTTCCCTGAATCATATTCAAGCAAACATTAACAGAATAAAACATGAAAAATATTATTACTCACAGACATCTTATGACAATCTGAAAAGCCTGAAACTTAAATAACTCATCTATTTCCATGAAAATTTTACGCTTAGGAAATTTCATTGTCCTTTAACTTTCCaaagcattttttttttcataaaaaacaGCAAGGACTGATTTCCTATTCCAATACACTTTTAAGAAAAATTACGAATAAAGCAACAACAATAACAACCTATATGTTTCTCTCAAGGGGATGAGAAGATGAGAGAAAAAGATTAAGAAACCCAACTAAGCTCATGCTCGCTAGTGGTAGAAACTAAGAATCATAGAACTAACGGCTATCCCAGACAACGTTGGAACTAATATTCAAAGTACTGCAACTACAAACAATTTCCAACTAATGTTGTTTATTGACACGTTTTATTCTAGACTAGTACATACAAATCAATGAGTGAGTGAGAGCAAACTAAAACTTGCACTCAAAGGCTGTTAAGAGCCAAaagattttttaaatttaaagatTAAAACGAATGCTCAAACTGTACGCTAACCACTGCAAATGCAAGAACATTTAGAATAGTTAAGTTGTTTCTTGACACATTTTGTGCCATAAATGGAATTACAACATTCAATGAATAGTATTAGATAATACAGTTttagaaataaataaaagatgaTCCTATTTTTCAATACTATTATTGCTGCCACATACAAAACAGATGTTGCCTTATAAATGCAGTATTCCTTGAGATATGAATCAAACtttaataaaacaaataatctaACACAGcaaatgaaaattttaaatatGATAAGACTTCCATTAATCTAATActaagaaggagaaaagaaatcAACCATCCAAATGAGCTGAACAAACTTACTCAGAGGAAGGGCGCTCAGTAGAAAAGTCACTTTCCAAGGATGGTGATACTTGAAAATAGAAGAAACCTGTTAGGGTCAATGCATAAGCAGCCACCTTGCCAAGAAGAAGCAAGGCATCTGTAGCTTTGCTGGAAAAGAAAGGGAGGGAAGGAACATTTTAGTAAGAAACGTGAAATTTAAACATCATATTCTTTAGAAAAAACACCTTAAAACTCTTATTCTGACATACCTCCGAGAATGTTTGTGCAAATCCCAGTGAAGGAATCTAAGACGGTTCTCCTCCGTCAGATCTTTATTGATAAAGTCAATTGCATTAGCAAACTCTGTTCGAAGTATAGACTCACGAGGTCTCTTCTCTTGTGTCTGTTCcagttaaatattaaatgaaaaataaaatcaacATTAATCAACATGctttatgaagaaatattttttatttcttagaACAGATTATCGAAGTATACGACTTTTTTGTATTCTAGTTTTATCATAAGAAGCAGGGTATTTGGAAAAAAACTAATATCAACAGTAAATAGTCTACTAAGAATGATTACCTTAATCAGATTCAAAATAATTACGGGGCTCCCATATCTCTTTACAAGATTCTCAAAATGAAGTCTAGTGGCCTCATAGTTCTGGTCCTTCTTTGACACTGAAAAGAGACATGTCCGTTCATAAAGTCCACAAAAATGAGCAATTGTATAACTTATTAAATCAGTACTTACATATGATATCTGGTTTAATATTCAAACGTGAAGTTTCTTGTGACCAGAAAAGAGGGATTGAGCCCCGATTCTGGACAACAGAACTTATTTGCACAGGAAATCCATCAGGGAGATCCTCAAATACAATTTGTTCGGTCTCGACATCATTAGCTACTCTGCCCTTCTCATTCACACCTCGTTTGAGATACCTACAGAATAAAAAAGTTAGAAATACATAGATCTGGTTGATAAAACAACTGAACTCCACCAGCAACAATAGAAGGAGGGGACAAAGTAATGAGTTTGAGGATATCTACATCAAATTGTTGTGTGTGTGTAAAGCATTATTTCCCTTGTTGAGCAGCTAACTATCATCAGTGTAGAACCACTGAATGCATGATGCCAAAGCTACTTAATCTTTTCTATTTTTTCCTAATCTAGACAGGATATATTATGTTGGAAATAGTAAAACTAACCTGGTACCAGCATAATGCCGGGAACGTCTTGCAATAAGGGTCAGTTTAAAGTCACGTCCCGCTGCAGAGAGGGAAGCCTATATTTAAATAGCATTGGAGCATTAGTCAAAAATCAAAAACTGAAGGGGGCAGGTGGTAATATATATGACAAATAGCATATACAAATATAACAAATTTGAAACGTGTCAGAATATCAAGACACGTCCTATTAAAAAGATATAGACTAAAGTAACATATAATAAGAGTTACACTCATTTCTTCCTTAACTGAACACAGGTATATGAAACAAATACAATTTGGATAGATTACTATTATCACGAGTTAAGAGATATAAAATAAAACAAGAACATGAATTCCGTCACTGTTGGAAGAAGTAAAAAAATCTTTGTAGTTTGCATGGAACTTTTCTCAAGGGTTAGCAGTAATACTCTCTGTATGATACTAATTACTGTACATCAATGGTGTATAAATTATCATATACCCTACATATGTGTATGTGATTGGACGGGTGTGTGTTACATTTATTTTTTCACCAAAGTTCTCAGCGTGATTAAGAAATATTTGAGAATTTCTATTATTCTCATATTTCAAGCTAAAGCTCACCTGTTTAAAAAAGCCGTATACTAATGCGACTGTCCAAACAGTGTTTTGGAGATGATTCCGTATTCCACGAGTTAAGAACTCATTCCAAACAAACATAGTTTCATAGAGTACGTGTCCTGATGTATTAGTGCACATGTTCTTTTGAAGACTACGCATAACATGATATGAGTAGCTGAAAAAGAAGTCCTTTGTAAGGTCCACCGTGCATAAGAGCTTCTTGTATCTGTGCCATCAGTAAATAGAACAAAGAATTCAAAGTTATAGCAAACAAAAAACGTAAAAAGAAATGATCCAAAAGAAACAAAAAGCTTGTGCGACATGAATATTTATAGATAACAACAGAATGTTCAGCTGACACCTTCACTAACTTCTCCGctaaaatattaagaaaaatataataaaattcctCTGATAAATTCAGAAAATGCATCCCAGTTACATGTACTTTCAACATGTAAGATTGAATTTCACAAGgagatgagaaaaaaaaattcaaaaggtATAATCCAGATAAAACTACATTATTTTAATAATGCATTCTGAATTTCAAACAGTAAGGGCAGATGCCAAATTCTTGAAAAGTCCAAGTATAAGAGAAAAATGGACTAGTGAAAccaaaataaaaagagaaatgGTGAATCTTTCTAAGCAATATTAATTCCATTGGTAAAGACCATGGATAAAATACATTTATGTAGAATGGGGTAGAGACCTGTTCTCATTTTTAGAATCTGCGATACTGGTACGAAATGAATTATTTGAAAGAGGAATCATTTCACTCTTGGATACAGCATATACTGTGTGACCACATATTGCACCAATCTGTCTTCTTTTTGTGATAAGCAGCATGTAATAAGGCCCCAAAAACTTGACGAACCCTGAAAGAAAAgttcaaatataaaaataaaaaatctataagTTGTTTCTAATGATCTAGTACGTCACAAAAGTAAGAAAACCGCATACCAATAATTCCATAACAAGTAGTAATGAATTTAAGTCCACCTATGGACTTGTTTCCTTCATGTATCCGCCTCAACAGGTCAGAACATTCTCTTTCTGTATACGTGGTTGAATCTTCACGAATGTCTAGCTCGGAAGGATCTTGCCGGCCAATCTTTAGTACTTTCCAATATGTTCTACTCTTGTCCCTTCCTATCATGTAAAAATTCTGTAGCAGTGGAACATTAATAAAAATTGTGTAAATTGGTAGAACAAACCAGTTAAAAAGATACACACTAAATGATTAAAAACTTTTAGCAGGCCATACACCCACAACCTCTAGAAACCCTTTTGACATATATGGCAGTGGCAGTGTGTCAGCAAAGTACCAAAgaattgaaaattaatccaaaatcgaaataaataaataactgtaAGAACGAGGAAAAGCAAACAGCAAGCAAAGAAAAAAACTTTAGCCATCTAAATACTAGCATAAATAGCCAATAGCAACTCTTAATGCTGATTTGACACATGTAAGATTCATACTTGTCCATAGATATGGAACCAAAGCATAACGAGTTACAAATAGCAACAAATGAAATAGATCAGATTGGAGTAAAATTTATGCAGGAAACCAAAAATTTCAAGTGAAAAAAAGTTATGAAGAGGATTATACCGATCGAGTTTCGTAGAGCCTGAATTTCTGCATATAGGCATGGTCAGGAGGAGGTAGACGCTCTTCTGAGTGAATGGAAGGCTCATTATCGGAGGACGCCATGGATGGTTCAGATCCCCCGAGCCTCCGGCTCAGGGACAATATCAGCAGAGCATGAAATATCTAAGCCAAATAGAATTATATAGAGAAACTACTAAGTGAAACTTATTCACCTAATGAACCCAAACTCAATCCCCATACATACACAATGCAATTGGGCTGTTTCAAATACAACATTTCCCAATACCAAACCCTTTTTTGTCTTTATTTCTCGAAAATGAAAACAAATATCCCCTTAACAATAAACTTTGACCCCTTTCCTAATCAAGCTCCTTCTTGGGAGCAATCACAAACCAAAATCTGATCCTTCTTTCCACACAGCAGAATGTTTAGTGATCTTCAATCAACAATATATCGCAGAtcgaatattacaatatataattACGAAAACGAATCTCAATTTGTATCAAcaaataatctatacatatacgCACACAAAGAgatagtgagagagaaaagagaaagagaaaaaggCATGAAAATGGAAGCTTTGTCTAGAAGGAAAAGAGATACGAGGAGAAGATCGAGCAGAAAAAATAGGGAATTAGtactaaaaaaaaagataaaaagaaataaatgggagcttcgagaaagaaagaaaagggagGAGAGTGAGAGGAGTCGAAAACCAgagaaagatagagagagagagagagagagaagagtctAATaattgaggaggaggaggaggatgagGAGGGCGATGGTATTATTGTAAATATTTGCTGCTTTGGGGTTTGATTTTTTGCTACGATACAGATTCAGAGAGAAGAAGACCAAAGCTTTTCTTCTCAGATCCAAAGACGAAACAACTTATCAAAGCCACAACTTCGGTGACCGCCACATCCACACATTATTTattgaaattatttcttttatgtatttttaaataattagaaataaaataaataagtaatagTAATAATTATTGCCGTGGTTGttgtaattaaaaattaaataaaattgtgttATTATAATTTGTTTTCCCTGATATTTTCTGTGCTGACTTTTGCTGCTAATTTATTCATTTTCTGCCGACAAATATACCATTAATCACGTTGTTGTAATCCATAATTACCATAATGTTTGTGTAAATTTTTAGATCTAGTTACAGTCCTAAAATAGATTCATAAATAAGAAAAATGTATAGTGTTTGTTAAAAATAGTGCAAAAGCCAATCCTTGAGGATGAAGCTAAATGAAATTTTGCATATAAAACAACACAACAACATATTCTCTAACCAATTACTGTATTTACTTAATTTTTtagcatatatataatttatttatagaattttatcATATGAATTttagcatatatatataattttttagcaTATCCATTGTAAATGGTaaagaaatattaaaataaattatatgaaTTTTGTATTTAACAACCAAAATAACAACAGTTACATGCCATACTACTATTTTTTTAACCGaaaaaaatatacacaaataGTTTGAATGTGTCAATAttagtaataaaaaaaatcaatatttaagtaaatatcatagataattttttttcttttgagtaAATATATCATAGATAATTTTGCTTGGCTGAACCACGGCTATTGCATTTGAATACACAAAAATGCTCATTAATAATTTTAGTTaaaattttcctttctttttggtttgaaaagttaaaattttccatttaaattcaaattaaatgCAATGCATTTGGAATGAATAAAGGAAAAATTGGTTGTGAGAGCAGTTAAAACTGGCGGGTGAAGTAGGTAATTGAACAACAAAGAGGGATATGCCTAGTGGCAGTGGAATATTGGGCGGTTAGTTACATTAAACTTAGGATCCCAGAAAATGGAGAACCACAACAGCATAAATCTATAAAGAAAGTTTGAAAAATTGGAGGAATAGGAATATTTATATGGGTTTTAGTTGTGTATTATAACCAAAGGGTTAAGATTTGATTGTTTTATAGATACGGGTTCTAACAAAAATCAAAGAGCTCACCACACACACGCAAAATCTTGGGTTCACACTTGACACTGTTGCAGTTGCACCCACGACGACGACGACTAGCTGTCGTTTTTAATACGTGACTCCCTCCAATAATTGATTTTCTGTTCACATCCGGGTCGTTTGGGATTTACATGTGCCCTCCCCTCCCCACTACAACTTATTAATTACTACTCACCTTCAAAACTTATTACTTATTACCCAGACAAACCCTTGTTACGAGAGCAACTTTGGAAGAGCATAACTTATGCAAGTTAAAAAAATTTATAGTGTTTGATAGACTGGTATTATTGTGCAAATATAAAATGGTCTTTTTTTTTCCTGCTGAAGTCTTCGTTCTCCGCAGCCATAATTATTTTTCTCCACAATAGCTGTACCAAACTGGTCCAGAGTGCTTTAGaacaattttagagtgccacattatttttttgaaactctcatttatataaatataaagttATTTGCATTGAAAGTATctaaattattatatttgtagcacttaagtactcAAGTTATTTTTTTGGCGACAAAAGTAAATCCGTCCATGTTTTAGTGTAGTTTAGTGTAGTTGTATGTTTCGTCGTTAAATTCACCTACATAATATGAAAGTTGTTTATAACTTGGATACTTTTGCCACAAGCATCTCTTAAATTGGGTACTTTCGCCGCCAAAAAATAATTTTGGTACTTAAATGCTACAAACATAATAACTTAGGTACTTTCACCGCAAATAACTCGTATATTCATATAAATGAGAGTTTTAAGGAAATGATGTGGCACTCAAAAATTGCTCCAAAGCACTCTAGGCCAGTTTGGTACAATTGTGTTGTGGAGAAAAATAGTTATAGTTGTATTATGGGGAAAAGCAGCACGGAAAAGCAGCTACAATTGTGCTGTGGGAAAAAGTTGTTGAGTGTTTGGTTAATTACAAATTTTAAAGTACTGTGAAATTGAAAAGTCGATTCACATGtttaaattaaatatgttttttataAGAGACAACTAAAGTgatcataaacaaaaatattatattataaaatatatattgttgttaTATTATAACTAGTCGATGTAGCTAAGATTCAAATTACAATGATAATAGTATTATTTTGTGTTcatgatataatcacaaatatgtaAAACTTAAATTATCTCAAAACTCTCAATTTCTATGTCTTTGATTAATTTAAacttactaaaataaaataataactaataaatataatttataaaaatattttttaacacaaaaaaaatactaatttattttaaatatgtttattttgagtaatatataataaataaatttattgtaaagtttttttaaaaagctATTTTTAGAAAGAAAACAAAAAGTTAAAAGTTGAGTTTTTCCAACTTCTGGATAAATTCTGTAATAAGTTGTTTTCTGACTGTTTATTAAACACTATTATTGTATAGCTTTTTCATAAAGCAGCTTTTAGCTTTTTTAAAAGTTGTCTCAAACGAGgcctctatctattttctcctattttcacattttttatttcatctattttcaaatttatgatcattaattaataattaaagaaaaaataaataaataaattatattctatatttatataaaggagagtcAAGGAGATGACTTAACACTCTAAAATTGATCAAAagcattttttctattttttcttttttttacatattttaat
This genomic interval from Humulus lupulus chromosome 8, drHumLupu1.1, whole genome shotgun sequence contains the following:
- the LOC133797355 gene encoding phosphoinositide phosphatase SAC3 isoform X1, which translates into the protein MASSDNEPSIHSEERLPPPDHAYMQKFRLYETRSNFYMIGRDKSRTYWKVLKIGRQDPSELDIREDSTTYTERECSDLLRRIHEGNKSIGGLKFITTCYGIIGFVKFLGPYYMLLITKRRQIGAICGHTVYAVSKSEMIPLSNNSFRTSIADSKNENRYKKLLCTVDLTKDFFFSYSYHVMRSLQKNMCTNTSGHVLYETMFVWNEFLTRGIRNHLQNTVWTVALVYGFFKQASLSAAGRDFKLTLIARRSRHYAGTRYLKRGVNEKGRVANDVETEQIVFEDLPDGFPVQISSVVQNRGSIPLFWSQETSRLNIKPDIILSKKDQNYEATRLHFENLVKRYGSPVIILNLIKTQEKRPRESILRTEFANAIDFINKDLTEENRLRFLHWDLHKHSRSKATDALLLLGKVAAYALTLTGFFYFQVSPSLESDFSTERPSSEEVNNGELSPQNHYDVNNNEDANKFKVKPSGDSNIENENHSGKQPMFQRGVLRTNCIDCLDRTNVAQYAYGLAALGHQLHALGVVDNPKIDLDDPLAEDLMGFYERMGDTLAHQYGGSAAHNKIFSQRRGQWKAATQSQEFFRTLQRYYSNAYMDAEKQDAINVFLGHFQPQQGKPALWELDSDQHYDSGRDRDEDGRSIFKRSLSDGNILHECISPTSARNGKQEKYPDSGLPGESQDKKILSESSPEISTCESDITNYSRYTPSMPRRQLFGDIQRDRGHESDQVYFSEHDMSNWSNFLDLDWLSSSGNSCEEEPYERKNTRGWINFGRVVSCHSEMYNWIYNMYRSSLLASSPVEGLSSENVINGIMGESTPSTSECGSTSKERERTEAETDVVYGRSSNVLEEYSDSFVHWVDFGETLCH
- the LOC133797355 gene encoding phosphoinositide phosphatase SAC3 isoform X2; translation: MASSDNEPSIHSEERLPPPDHAYMQKFRLYETRSNFYMIGRDKSRTYWKVLKIGRQDPSELDIREDSTTYTERECSDLLRRIHEGNKSIGGLKFITTCYGIIGFVKFLGPYYMLLITKRRQIGAICGHTVYAVSKSEMIPLSNNSFRTSIADSKNENRYKKLLCTVDLTKDFFFSYSYHVMRSLQKNMCTNTSGHVLYETMFVWNEFLTRGIRNHLQNTVWTVALVYGFFKQASLSAAGRDFKLTLIARRSRHYAGTRYLKRGVNEKGRVANDVETEQIVFEDLPDGFPVQISSVVQNRGSIPLFWSQETSRLNIKPDIILSKKDQNYEATRLHFENLVKRYGSPVIILNLIKTQEKRPRESILRTEFANAIDFINKDLTEENRLRFLHWDLHKHSRSKATDALLLLGKVAAYALTLTGFFYFQVSPSLESDFSTERPSSEEVNNGELSPQNHYDVNNNEDANKFKVKPSGDSNIENENHSGKQPMFQRGVLRTNCIDCLDRTNVAQYAYGLAALGHQLHALGVVDNPKIDLDDPLAEDLMGFYERMGDTLAHQYGGSAAHNKIFSQRRGQWKAATQSQEFFRTLQRYYSNAYMDAEKQDAINVFLGHFQPQQGKPALWELDSDQHYDSGRDRDEDGRSIFKRSLSDGNILHECISPTSARNGKQEKYPDSGLPGESQDKKILSESSPEISTCESDITNYSRYTPSMPRRQLFGDIQRDRGHESDQVYFSEHDMSNWSNFLDLDWLSSSGNSCEEEPYERSSLLASSPVEGLSSENVINGIMGESTPSTSECGSTSKERERTEAETDVVYGRSSNVLEEYSDSFVHWVDFGETLCH